The following coding sequences are from one Synergistaceae bacterium window:
- a CDS encoding S41 family peptidase: MSKRIRDILIGIFIGILISVSLYIIPQAVSSDWGMGLPFTSQQLAIIKKVKIALETYQIDGDKAGKIDNDKMYYGAVKGLVASVGDPFTRFVDPKALADEQVEIEGEYGGLGIYITTKDGHTTVIAPIENTPADKAGVKPLDEIIKVDEKNVYGLPSDEVVKLLRGPANTEVKIWVRRKGKDALIPFTITREIIKIKSVRTEMIEDIAYIKLNQFNMKTDKEMEEAIKLANSKKAKGILLDLRNNPGGLLDTCINVASQFQNGGPVVGMRGRFEKANETIYADKGKSTTLPLVVLVNEGSASASEILAGTIKDNKRGTIVGTKTFGKGSVQTLFNLPDKSGVYITIARYHTPSGFVIDQKGLEPDIKIAGEPKKNKKEDVQLQKALSVLKTKVNGK; the protein is encoded by the coding sequence ATGAGTAAAAGAATAAGAGATATATTAATAGGAATATTTATTGGTATTTTAATATCGGTTTCTTTATATATTATTCCACAAGCTGTTAGTTCTGATTGGGGGATGGGGTTGCCATTTACCTCTCAACAGCTAGCAATTATTAAAAAAGTAAAGATAGCTCTTGAAACATATCAAATTGATGGCGATAAAGCTGGAAAAATTGATAATGACAAAATGTACTATGGGGCAGTAAAAGGATTGGTAGCCTCGGTGGGAGACCCATTCACTCGTTTTGTTGATCCAAAAGCACTTGCAGATGAACAGGTTGAAATAGAGGGTGAATATGGTGGTCTCGGCATATATATAACAACAAAAGATGGGCATACTACTGTAATCGCACCTATCGAAAATACACCTGCGGACAAGGCAGGGGTCAAACCTCTTGATGAAATTATTAAAGTGGATGAAAAAAACGTTTATGGTTTGCCAAGTGATGAAGTAGTTAAGCTTTTAAGAGGTCCAGCCAACACAGAGGTGAAAATCTGGGTAAGGAGAAAGGGGAAAGATGCTTTAATTCCTTTTACAATAACCAGAGAAATAATAAAAATAAAATCTGTACGTACGGAAATGATAGAAGATATTGCTTATATAAAACTCAATCAGTTTAATATGAAGACTGACAAAGAGATGGAAGAAGCAATAAAACTTGCAAATTCAAAAAAAGCGAAGGGCATATTGCTTGACTTACGCAATAATCCTGGTGGTCTACTTGATACTTGTATTAACGTGGCATCACAATTTCAGAACGGAGGCCCCGTTGTTGGAATGAGAGGGCGTTTTGAAAAGGCGAATGAAACAATCTATGCAGACAAAGGTAAATCTACAACACTTCCTCTTGTGGTGCTTGTTAACGAAGGAAGTGCTAGTGCATCTGAAATATTGGCCGGCACAATAAAAGACAACAAGAGAGGAACGATTGTTGGAACAAAAACTTTTGGTAAAGGATCAGTTCAAACACTTTTTAATTTGCCTGATAAATCTGGAGTTTATATAACTATTGCCCGTTATCACACGCCATCTGGTTTTGTAATTGACCAAAAAGGGTTAGAACCTGACATTAAAATAGCAGGTGAGCCAAAGAAAAATAAGAAGGAAGATGTACAATTGCAAAAAGCTCTATCTGTATTAAAAACTAAAGTAAACGGCAAGTAA
- a CDS encoding peptidoglycan DD-metalloendopeptidase family protein: MIIVSVIFCVVSVTHASDTSNLDEKIKKQELEYQKIQKQITDTKKKLSQAQAQEKSVSRQIQDLSQKITLTQQKVNIVSLNIKKISNNITQLTNDIVETDNKIKRTQFLLSERLVSIYKYGGITEFNLLLSSQGAEEALNTSYLLGKIADQDKELINELQEEKKRLSDAKEKLEAEHKKREQERLSLATKKKELDGAANDRNALLAKVRKNKSLFMAEQKELMKASAELQSTIKRLLAEKIALNKKRFPEKKEVVYYRGGRLAMPTQGTITSTFGTRVHPVFKTKITHTGLDIAAPHGTAVVAADSGEILYTGWMRGYGQVIIIDHGANLTTVYAHLSSIECEENAKVTRGSLIGRVGSTGVTTGNHLHFEVRVNGNAVNPMRYLQ; the protein is encoded by the coding sequence ATGATAATTGTATCTGTAATTTTTTGTGTTGTATCTGTCACACATGCATCAGATACAAGTAATCTGGATGAAAAAATTAAAAAACAAGAATTAGAATATCAAAAAATACAGAAACAAATTACAGATACTAAAAAAAAGCTTTCTCAAGCTCAAGCACAAGAAAAGAGCGTTTCTAGGCAGATACAAGATCTTAGTCAGAAAATAACTCTTACACAACAAAAAGTTAATATAGTAAGCCTTAATATAAAAAAAATAAGTAATAATATAACACAACTTACAAATGACATAGTAGAAACTGACAATAAGATAAAGCGTACACAGTTTTTACTGTCAGAACGACTCGTTAGTATTTATAAATATGGAGGTATTACTGAATTTAACTTGCTTTTATCTTCACAGGGAGCGGAAGAAGCTCTTAACACAAGTTATTTATTGGGAAAAATAGCAGATCAAGATAAAGAGCTAATAAATGAACTACAAGAAGAAAAAAAACGTCTCTCGGATGCAAAGGAGAAGTTGGAGGCAGAACATAAAAAAAGAGAACAGGAAAGACTGTCTTTAGCCACAAAAAAGAAAGAACTTGATGGAGCTGCAAATGATAGAAATGCTCTTTTGGCGAAAGTTCGTAAAAATAAATCTCTATTTATGGCTGAGCAGAAGGAATTGATGAAAGCCTCAGCGGAGTTACAAAGTACAATAAAAAGGCTGTTGGCAGAAAAAATAGCTTTAAATAAAAAAAGATTTCCGGAAAAGAAGGAAGTTGTATATTACAGAGGTGGTCGTTTGGCTATGCCAACCCAAGGAACAATAACAAGTACTTTTGGCACACGAGTTCATCCGGTTTTTAAAACCAAAATTACCCATACGGGGCTTGATATTGCAGCTCCACATGGAACAGCTGTTGTAGCTGCTGATAGTGGAGAAATATTATATACCGGTTGGATGAGGGGTTATGGACAAGTCATTATTATTGATCACGGTGCTAACCTAACTACCGTATACGCTCACCTTTCATCTATAGAATGCGAAGAGAATGCAAAGGTTACAAGGGGATCACTAATAGGAAGAGTAGGCTCTACTGGGGTCACAACAGGCAATCATCTTCATTTTGAAGTTAGAGTAAACGGAAATGCAGTGAACCCAATGCGTTATCTCCAGTAA
- a CDS encoding ABC transporter permease: protein MSLFKYVLRDGFRLVIRHLGMSFLTIFTAMAVFFVVGISTLFVLNVKNIVVMMENQLTITAYVVPKADIEEIAKLIKKMPEVKEVKIITKEMALEKLRARVGDQAKAVSLLGENPLPASIEIKVGKAAQVSDTAKMLVAISEIEDVVFAGRVAEKLTRVSNFVERFSWILLFMAIAASGVVLFNTIRISVYSRENEISVMLRVGATPTYVMMPFIIQAVVLGFTGAAISTLLIGATYYSAISGLKDMMPFLPFIESKTLIFKLAFMLITCGSLISFLSGMFAAQSFVSRASKPL from the coding sequence GACGATTTTTACAGCTATGGCTGTTTTTTTTGTAGTTGGTATAAGTACACTTTTTGTTCTAAACGTTAAAAATATTGTGGTAATGATGGAGAACCAGCTTACTATAACAGCTTATGTTGTTCCAAAGGCAGATATAGAAGAAATAGCAAAGCTAATAAAGAAAATGCCTGAAGTAAAAGAGGTTAAAATAATAACAAAAGAAATGGCTCTGGAAAAATTGCGTGCAAGAGTAGGCGATCAAGCAAAAGCGGTAAGCCTTCTGGGAGAGAATCCCCTTCCAGCCAGTATTGAGATAAAAGTGGGTAAAGCTGCACAAGTTTCTGATACGGCAAAAATGCTCGTGGCAATTTCTGAGATAGAAGATGTTGTATTTGCCGGGCGGGTAGCTGAGAAGCTAACAAGAGTTTCAAATTTTGTTGAAAGATTTTCGTGGATTTTATTGTTTATGGCGATAGCTGCAAGCGGTGTAGTGTTGTTTAATACAATTAGAATATCTGTCTATTCTAGAGAAAACGAAATAAGCGTTATGCTTAGAGTAGGAGCAACTCCAACCTATGTCATGATGCCATTTATAATTCAAGCTGTTGTACTTGGATTTACAGGAGCAGCAATATCAACTTTATTGATTGGCGCGACATATTATTCAGCTATTTCAGGTTTAAAAGACATGATGCCTTTTTTACCTTTTATAGAGTCTAAAACTTTAATCTTTAAGCTCGCATTTATGCTCATAACGTGCGGCAGCCTTATAAGTTTTTTATCTGGTATGTTTGCAGCACAAAGTTTTGTGAGCAGGGCTTCAAAACCTTTATAA